GCCACAATCCCGCGCATTCGAAAAGCTGCATGCACTTCTAGGATGTACTCGGTGAGGTGGGATCTACTTCCCAACGACCTGAACAGCGTTGGCGTACTCGTCGAGCTGGTCCATCAGCTGGAGGTCCTGAATGCACTGTCGGAAAACCAAGTTCTGGTAGCAGCCCTCcctgttttttggggggaaacgATCGGGGATTAATGAGTTGTCCTCCGAGGTACGAAAAGAGTCATTCCAGTTCTTTGAAAGCTTTAGTAGTACTAGTTAATTCAGTGGCCCAACCTTACGAGGAAAATTTGATGGCCTTTAAAAATGTGAATCGAATCTAGCGTTTGAAACAGGAACACTTCTTGACTGGAAACATCTACCATATTAACATGAAATGCAACGAGAACTTTATCATCCCTTACCTTCATATTATATTCCTCCAGGTCAGAACAGGGCGACGTGGTCTCTTAACTCTTTATAATGAGTTTGGTCTAATAGCAAATCTTCCACGCAATGACCAAAAGTTTTAGTACCAAAACAGTCTTTTCtgttttatgaaagaaagaaggaaaaaaaaaagcgttcgGTGATTAAACAGAACTAAAAACCAAAGCTgctgaacaaaacaaaacaaaaaaataggcagaaattaaaaggaaaataaagcaaaataataaaaataataaaaatagactgAGATGAAAAGTATATGGaagtattaaaataatataatgaaataataatgcagaatgaaatcaaaataaaattcataaaagcaaaaatgataaaagtaggGAAACCAACAACTAAAAATCATAGTATTAAGAACAGAGtagaactaaaaaacaaaaaacaagagaaCAGCGCCATCTTCGCGAACGTTTCATTCAACGTCTCACGGCCCCATTACCTGCAGTCGATGGCGACGTATGGCTTCCTGTAGAGGTTGTAACAATCGTCGCACACGCGGTCGAGCTTCTTGAAGAGCTCGCGGTCGAAGATCCCTTTGCAGGATTGGTCGAGGATGGCCCTTTTCTTCAGGTTGAGGCCCTGGCCTCTCGTGGGAGAGACGGCGGAAGCCGAGGACGACGTGGATAAGAGCTTCTCTATCCTGGCGAGGCCATCGACGGACCAAGCCGAGGTTTGGTGGGTCGCGACCAGGAGGAGGACGACCAGGAACATGGTGGGTCCCATCTGTTGCGtttcgggaagaagaagaaaagaagtccCGTTGGATTACGACAGTTTTTGGCTCTTTCGTGAAGGATACTAAGATAATGCTGAGAATAACGGTAGCTGTTGGAAGGCATAATGTTTTATGAAAGCTACGAAACTAATGTTGAGGATAATTAAGTATTCCGAAGACTGTTGAACTTTTAAACACGAAGAGATCTTTTAGAAGAAAATGAACTATTGAATGTGAGCAGAActttttgagtaataataataataataataatgataataataataataataataataataataataataataataataa
The sequence above is a segment of the Macrobrachium nipponense isolate FS-2020 chromosome 27, ASM1510439v2, whole genome shotgun sequence genome. Coding sequences within it:
- the LOC135200881 gene encoding crustacean hyperglycemic hormones-like isoform X1, whose protein sequence is MIRSSVMGPTMFLVVLLLVATHQTSAWSVDGLARIEKLLSTSSSASAVSPTRGQGLNLKKRAILDQSCKGIFDRELFKKLDRVCDDCYNLYRKPYVAIDCREGCYQNLVFRQCIQDLQLMDQLDEYANAVQVVGK
- the LOC135200881 gene encoding crustacean hyperglycemic hormones-like isoform X2; amino-acid sequence: MIRSSVMGPTMFLVVLLLVATHQTSAWSVDGLARIEKLLSTSSSASAVSPTRGQGLNLKKRAILDQSCKGIFDRELFKKLDRVCDDCYNLYRKPYVAIDCRKDCFGTKTFGHCVEDLLLDQTHYKELRDHVALF